The Macrococcoides canis genome has a window encoding:
- the tyrS gene encoding tyrosine--tRNA ligase, with protein sequence MTSALLEDLRWRGLIYQETNPEEMEALLNKESVSVYCGTDPTADSLHIGHLLPFMTLKRFQEHGHRPVVLIGGATGMIGDPSGRTDERTLQTLEQVQHNVDGISKQMEQLFDFGTENGAIRVDNKDWLGEIDLLTFLRDYGKHVGVNYLLSKDSIASRLETGISFTEFTYTILQAIDFGHLNKTLNVKLQIGGSDQWGNITSGMELMRRMYGEVEAYGMTVPLVVKSDGKKFGKSEGGAIWLDRTKTTPYEFYQFWINTPDSDVIKFLKYFTFLSKEEIDTLEASVENEPHLRLAQKRLAEEVTKYVHDESALAEAINITNALFKGDLKALTADQLRTSFKDVPQAKVTTVNLVELLIEAGISPSKRQAREDITNGAISINGEKVQDASYEIVAADKIEDEFTIIRRGKKKYFMIIH encoded by the coding sequence ATGACAAGTGCATTATTAGAAGATTTAAGATGGAGAGGATTAATCTATCAGGAGACGAATCCAGAAGAAATGGAAGCTTTACTGAATAAGGAGTCAGTGAGCGTATACTGTGGTACGGATCCAACAGCGGATAGTCTGCATATCGGTCATCTACTTCCTTTTATGACTTTAAAGCGATTCCAGGAACATGGACATCGTCCTGTCGTACTTATTGGTGGCGCAACAGGGATGATTGGCGATCCATCGGGTAGAACAGATGAGCGTACGCTGCAGACTTTAGAGCAAGTGCAGCACAATGTTGACGGCATAAGCAAACAGATGGAGCAGTTATTTGATTTCGGCACTGAAAATGGTGCAATTCGTGTAGACAATAAAGACTGGCTTGGAGAAATTGATCTCTTGACGTTCTTAAGGGACTACGGTAAACATGTCGGTGTAAACTATTTATTAAGCAAAGACAGTATCGCATCACGTCTTGAAACTGGTATTTCTTTCACAGAGTTTACGTATACGATTCTGCAGGCCATTGACTTTGGACATTTAAATAAAACATTGAACGTGAAGCTTCAGATTGGCGGCAGTGACCAGTGGGGAAACATCACAAGTGGTATGGAACTTATGCGACGTATGTACGGAGAAGTTGAAGCTTATGGGATGACAGTTCCTTTAGTTGTGAAATCTGACGGTAAGAAGTTTGGTAAATCTGAAGGGGGAGCCATCTGGTTAGATCGTACGAAGACGACACCATATGAATTCTACCAGTTCTGGATCAACACACCAGATAGCGATGTGATCAAGTTTTTAAAATACTTTACATTCTTAAGTAAAGAGGAGATCGATACTTTAGAAGCGTCCGTTGAAAACGAACCACATTTACGTCTTGCACAAAAGCGATTAGCTGAAGAAGTTACGAAATATGTGCATGATGAATCAGCTTTAGCTGAAGCAATCAATATTACAAATGCGTTATTCAAAGGAGATTTAAAGGCATTGACAGCGGATCAGCTACGCACAAGCTTTAAAGATGTGCCACAGGCAAAAGTTACAACAGTAAATCTCGTTGAATTATTAATAGAAGCAGGGATCTCACCTAGTAAACGTCAGGCAAGAGAGGATATTACAAACGGAGCGATATCGATTAATGGAGAGAAAGTTCAGGATGCTTCTTATGAAATCGTAGCTGCTGACAAGATTGAGGATGAATTTACGATTATTAGACGCGGCAAGAAGAAATACTTTATGATTATCCACTAA
- a CDS encoding lysophospholipid acyltransferase family protein has translation MYQFISSIIFFFVKILNKLKTSEKHHIPDDEAFIVTCNHESMVEIIMLAMSLYPLEVHYMAKQELFKTPLLNRFFRSVNAFPVNRENPGPSTLKIPVKLIKEGKIVGIFPSGQRNNAAPMKKGAATIAVLSKSKIVPAAYTGPLKFRDVIFKRQKCWIKFGEPIDSTVYLAEYNKTEAIDKITQQLEKSTKAIIASMK, from the coding sequence ATGTATCAATTCATTTCTAGTATCATATTCTTCTTTGTTAAAATATTAAACAAGTTAAAGACTTCAGAAAAACATCATATTCCTGATGACGAAGCATTTATCGTGACATGTAACCATGAAAGTATGGTGGAGATTATTATGCTTGCGATGAGCCTCTATCCGTTAGAAGTTCATTATATGGCAAAGCAGGAACTGTTTAAGACACCACTATTAAATCGTTTCTTTAGATCTGTTAATGCATTTCCTGTGAATAGAGAAAATCCAGGACCGTCAACATTAAAGATTCCTGTGAAACTGATTAAAGAGGGTAAGATTGTCGGAATCTTCCCAAGTGGACAACGTAATAATGCAGCACCGATGAAAAAAGGGGCTGCGACAATCGCTGTACTATCAAAAAGTAAGATTGTTCCTGCAGCTTATACAGGACCGCTTAAATTTCGTGATGTAATATTTAAAAGACAAAAGTGCTGGATTAAGTTTGGAGAACCGATTGATAGCACTGTATATTTAGCAGAGTACAATAAAACTGAAGCAATAGATAAGATTACGCAGCAACTTGAAAAAAGCACAAAAGCGATTATAGCTTCAATGAAATAA
- a CDS encoding S1C family serine protease, with product MERDHEYYNENAHLQPPQPKKQNAGFLKMVLAGVVGSALTLGVTELPDYFSHDETETISPVTVDNSTASKSTSNLSQMLEQVSPAIVGVINMQQAPSSIYDILSGNQSTDITPAGTGSGVIYQVDGNNTYIVTNNHVVEGAKELKVKLSNGKTIDAELMGTDALTDIAVLKVTGDLDIKPVAFADSSKIRIGEPVYAIGNPLGLELAGTVTEGIVSSKERTMEVETSAGNASVKVIQTDAAINPGNSGGALINTNGQLIGINSMKISANQVEGIGFAIPSNDTKTIIEQLVKNGKVERPYMGLGLVGISDVPDEYLKELKITQKNGVVVAQTDSISREKFNKGDVITAIDGHNVESDSEVRNYIYTHHKAGDSVTFTVYREDKKTEVTMTLRSTNNK from the coding sequence ATGGAACGAGATCATGAATATTATAATGAAAACGCGCATCTACAACCACCACAGCCAAAGAAACAAAATGCTGGTTTCTTAAAGATGGTGCTTGCTGGGGTCGTTGGATCTGCACTCACACTTGGTGTAACCGAATTACCAGATTATTTCTCACACGATGAAACAGAAACAATTTCTCCAGTCACGGTTGATAATTCGACAGCTTCTAAATCAACTTCAAATCTCTCTCAAATGCTGGAACAAGTTTCTCCTGCAATTGTCGGTGTCATCAATATGCAGCAGGCACCTAGCAGCATCTATGATATCTTATCCGGCAATCAATCTACCGATATTACGCCTGCAGGAACAGGTTCAGGTGTAATCTATCAAGTGGATGGAAACAATACATATATCGTGACAAACAATCACGTCGTTGAAGGCGCTAAAGAATTAAAGGTCAAATTATCTAACGGCAAGACAATAGATGCTGAATTGATGGGAACAGATGCTTTAACCGATATTGCTGTCCTTAAAGTAACTGGAGACCTGGATATTAAACCGGTAGCATTTGCAGACTCATCTAAGATTCGTATTGGAGAACCTGTCTATGCAATTGGTAATCCGCTCGGTCTTGAACTTGCCGGTACAGTAACTGAAGGGATTGTGAGTTCAAAGGAACGTACGATGGAAGTAGAAACTTCGGCTGGTAATGCCAGCGTAAAAGTCATTCAGACGGATGCAGCGATTAATCCCGGTAATTCTGGAGGGGCATTAATCAATACGAATGGCCAATTAATTGGTATTAACAGTATGAAGATATCTGCCAATCAAGTAGAAGGGATTGGATTTGCTATTCCATCCAACGATACGAAGACGATTATTGAACAGCTCGTTAAGAACGGTAAAGTTGAACGTCCGTATATGGGGCTTGGACTCGTAGGAATCAGTGATGTTCCAGATGAGTATTTGAAGGAATTAAAGATCACTCAAAAAAATGGTGTCGTTGTAGCACAAACTGACAGTATTTCTCGTGAGAAATTCAATAAAGGGGATGTCATCACTGCTATCGATGGACATAATGTTGAAAGTGACAGCGAGGTCAGAAACTATATCTATACACATCATAAAGCAGGCGACAGCGTGACTTTCACTGTTTATAGAGAAGATAAGAAAACAGAAGTTACGATGACGTTAAGAAGTACAAATAACAAATAA
- a CDS encoding cation:dicarboxylate symporter family transporter, protein MSSVTEIKKPKKKKFISLPMQILLALILGVVVGALLNGQKEYVNYFQPLGDIFLHLIKMIVVPIVFCSLVISIAGTGDMKTVGRYGWKTLLYFEIITTVAIGLGIIFANIFKPGAGINKDLLPKGDVTKYTTNAEAAAESTYGNHMIDTIVNIIPTNIIDSMAQGQLLPVIFFSVFFGLGLAAIGKKGDPVRAFFDGFLDVIFWMTNQIMKYAPVGVFAFMAVTIINLGLGALIPLGKLALVVAGSMVFFIIVVLGSVAAMCKINIFHLLRILKDELLLAFSTSSSETVLPVIMDKMEKFGAPKEIVSFVVPTGYTFNLDGSALYQSIAALTIAQMYGVHLSVTEQLVLLLTLMLTSKGMAAVPGTSIVVLITTLTAMNIHPEGLALIIGIDRILDMMRTVVNVVGNSLSTLVIARWENRLDYEKGRKYYETYLNK, encoded by the coding sequence ATGAGTTCAGTTACAGAAATTAAAAAACCAAAAAAGAAAAAGTTTATAAGTTTACCGATGCAAATATTACTTGCATTAATATTAGGGGTTGTTGTAGGTGCCCTGCTGAATGGTCAGAAAGAATACGTTAACTACTTTCAGCCATTAGGTGATATCTTCTTACATCTTATTAAAATGATCGTTGTACCAATCGTCTTCTGTTCACTTGTAATTTCTATTGCAGGTACAGGTGATATGAAGACCGTGGGACGTTACGGCTGGAAAACATTATTATACTTTGAAATTATTACGACTGTAGCAATTGGTCTTGGAATTATATTTGCCAACATCTTTAAGCCGGGTGCTGGTATTAACAAAGATCTATTACCTAAAGGTGACGTAACAAAGTATACGACAAATGCAGAAGCTGCTGCTGAATCTACATATGGTAATCATATGATCGATACTATCGTTAACATTATTCCAACGAATATTATTGATTCTATGGCACAAGGTCAATTATTACCGGTTATCTTCTTCTCGGTATTCTTCGGTCTTGGTTTAGCTGCAATCGGTAAAAAAGGTGATCCAGTACGTGCTTTCTTTGATGGCTTCTTAGATGTTATCTTCTGGATGACAAATCAAATTATGAAATATGCGCCGGTTGGTGTATTTGCATTTATGGCTGTCACAATCATCAATCTAGGATTAGGTGCTTTAATTCCACTTGGTAAGTTAGCACTTGTCGTTGCAGGTTCTATGGTATTCTTTATCATTGTGGTACTGGGTTCTGTTGCAGCAATGTGTAAAATTAATATCTTCCACCTACTGCGTATATTAAAGGACGAATTGTTACTTGCATTCTCTACTTCAAGTTCAGAGACTGTATTGCCTGTCATCATGGACAAGATGGAGAAATTCGGTGCACCGAAAGAGATCGTATCATTCGTAGTTCCTACTGGTTATACCTTTAACCTAGATGGTTCAGCATTGTATCAATCTATTGCAGCGCTTACGATTGCGCAAATGTACGGTGTTCATTTATCGGTCACTGAACAACTTGTATTGTTACTAACATTGATGCTGACATCTAAAGGTATGGCCGCTGTACCAGGGACTTCAATCGTCGTTCTGATTACGACTTTAACAGCGATGAACATTCATCCTGAAGGACTTGCACTGATCATTGGTATTGACCGAATTTTAGATATGATGCGTACAGTAGTTAACGTAGTTGGTAACTCTTTATCAACACTTGTCATTGCAAGATGGGAAAACCGTCTTGATTATGAAAAGGGCCGTAAATATTATGAAACATATTTAAATAAATAA
- a CDS encoding TPM domain-containing protein, which translates to MKRFAIFFASLIIFLTALPVSAAEPLPKLEQPRFVQDHIGIFNQQEKDALNQKGETLHSGTTAEILLMTMPSIGQEVKEDYALRAGREYGVGDKDKDNGIVILLNLDNNNENNNRGIEVMVGPGLQGVLNDAKVGRMIDTYAMPDIQKAMQADPNAGDETSRHYYAQAMTKLYNAIFDEISKSYGFDGEKYTRDTPIAAQDDSVGDISVFEIIIALFFLYLILSMFFGGGGRGGGGGRRSSGPIVFFPTGGGFSSGGFSGGGGFGGGFGGGGFDGGGAGRSF; encoded by the coding sequence ATGAAGAGATTCGCGATATTTTTCGCGAGTCTTATAATCTTTCTTACAGCACTTCCGGTTAGTGCAGCTGAACCATTACCGAAACTTGAGCAGCCGAGATTCGTGCAGGATCATATCGGCATTTTCAATCAGCAGGAAAAAGATGCGTTAAACCAAAAAGGTGAGACGCTTCACAGTGGTACCACTGCTGAAATCTTACTGATGACAATGCCAAGTATCGGACAGGAAGTTAAAGAAGATTATGCACTGCGCGCAGGTCGTGAATATGGTGTCGGAGATAAGGATAAAGATAACGGTATCGTTATTCTGCTGAATCTTGACAACAATAATGAAAACAACAATCGTGGTATAGAAGTGATGGTCGGTCCTGGTCTTCAAGGAGTGCTCAACGATGCTAAAGTCGGCCGCATGATTGATACATATGCGATGCCTGATATTCAAAAAGCGATGCAGGCAGATCCAAATGCGGGCGATGAAACATCCAGGCACTATTATGCGCAGGCGATGACTAAACTTTATAATGCAATATTTGATGAAATCAGTAAGAGCTATGGTTTTGATGGTGAGAAATATACACGCGATACCCCGATTGCTGCACAAGATGATAGCGTTGGTGATATCAGTGTGTTTGAAATTATTATCGCACTATTTTTCTTATACTTAATACTTTCTATGTTCTTCGGTGGCGGAGGACGTGGAGGTGGCGGCGGACGACGTTCATCAGGTCCAATCGTTTTCTTCCCGACCGGTGGAGGATTCTCTTCAGGAGGATTTTCTGGTGGTGGCGGCTTCGGAGGTGGCTTCGGAGGCGGAGGATTCGATGGTGGCGGTGCAGGTCGCAGCTTCTAA
- a CDS encoding LemA family protein, producing MKKLLIPIIGLIVLLLIIGSMLINPYNKLVDLDTEVGKYEAKIDTQLQRRLDLIPNLVETVKGYAKHEEKVFKDVSDARAKLAGANTMEEKAEANAQVSSALGRLIAIQENYPELKADTQFTGLRDELAGTENRIAVARNDYNDIVTEYNKVVKRFPGSIVAGLFGFEKKEFFKADRAAKDAPNVDFNSDKDSE from the coding sequence ATGAAAAAGTTATTGATACCAATCATTGGTCTTATCGTATTATTATTGATCATTGGAAGCATGCTGATCAATCCTTATAATAAGCTGGTTGACCTTGATACAGAAGTTGGCAAATATGAGGCGAAGATTGATACGCAGTTACAACGTCGTCTTGATTTAATTCCAAATTTAGTTGAAACGGTTAAAGGTTATGCGAAACATGAGGAGAAAGTATTCAAAGATGTATCGGATGCTCGTGCGAAATTAGCAGGTGCAAATACGATGGAAGAAAAAGCAGAAGCGAACGCTCAAGTAAGTTCAGCTTTAGGACGTTTAATCGCAATTCAGGAGAACTATCCTGAACTAAAGGCTGATACACAGTTCACTGGACTTCGTGATGAACTTGCAGGTACTGAAAATCGTATCGCAGTTGCCCGTAATGACTATAACGACATTGTGACAGAATACAATAAAGTCGTTAAACGTTTCCCGGGTAGTATCGTTGCTGGATTATTTGGATTTGAAAAGAAAGAGTTCTTTAAAGCTGATAGAGCTGCAAAAGATGCACCAAATGTAGATTTTAATTCTGATAAGGATTCTGAGTAA
- the hutH gene encoding histidine ammonia-lyase yields the protein MNLVLNGQDLTIDAIKDLIAQNLKVEICEEALARVKQSRKIVDNIIANEETIYGITTGFGLFSDVLIEQDKYEDLQLNLIRSHACGVGAPFDDDVALVMMILRLNTMLKGHSGVSAALVEQLVFFINERIIPVIPAQGSLGASGDLAPLSHLALALVGEGEVRYKGVRQDSSEVLQSLNRAPHTLQAKEGLALINGTQAMTSQGVISYIEAEHLAYDAEWIAALTHQALNGIVDAYNENVHIVRNSEEQLSVAHRMLDWLEGSSFTTRQGELRVQDAYSLRCIPQIHGASFQVLNYVKEKLECEMNAANDNPLIFDKGDETLVISGGNFHGQPVAFALDFLKIGVSELSNVSERRIERLVNPQLNGELPAFLSPEPGLQSGAMIMQYAAASLVSENKTLAHPASVDSIPSSANQEDHVSMGTIASRHGYQIVENVRNVLAIECVIALQAVEIKGIDKLSPKTKEKYEEYRAIVPSITEDRQFHKDIKVVSDYLKQSAYKK from the coding sequence ATGAATTTAGTACTGAATGGCCAGGATTTAACGATTGATGCGATTAAGGATTTAATTGCTCAAAATCTAAAAGTTGAAATTTGTGAAGAAGCGTTAGCACGCGTTAAACAAAGCAGAAAGATTGTAGACAACATTATCGCTAATGAAGAGACAATCTACGGAATTACTACTGGCTTTGGATTGTTTAGTGATGTTCTTATTGAGCAGGATAAGTACGAGGACTTACAGTTAAATTTAATTCGCTCACATGCATGTGGTGTAGGGGCGCCATTTGATGACGACGTAGCGCTCGTAATGATGATCTTAAGATTAAATACGATGTTAAAAGGACACTCGGGAGTAAGTGCTGCACTTGTCGAGCAGCTTGTCTTTTTCATCAATGAACGTATCATCCCGGTGATACCGGCACAAGGTTCTTTAGGAGCTTCTGGAGACTTAGCGCCGTTATCACATTTGGCGTTAGCCTTAGTGGGAGAAGGGGAAGTGCGCTATAAAGGGGTAAGACAGGACAGTAGCGAAGTCTTACAGTCGTTAAATCGTGCGCCGCATACATTACAGGCGAAAGAAGGACTAGCACTGATTAACGGTACTCAGGCGATGACGAGTCAAGGCGTGATCAGTTATATTGAAGCGGAACACCTAGCATATGATGCTGAATGGATTGCTGCGCTAACGCATCAGGCATTGAATGGTATTGTCGATGCATATAATGAGAATGTGCATATCGTTAGAAATTCAGAAGAACAGTTAAGCGTTGCACATAGAATGTTAGACTGGCTGGAAGGTTCATCTTTTACAACGCGTCAAGGCGAATTAAGAGTTCAGGATGCATATTCGTTAAGATGTATCCCTCAAATCCATGGTGCGAGTTTTCAAGTTCTGAACTATGTTAAGGAAAAGCTGGAGTGTGAAATGAATGCGGCGAATGATAATCCGCTTATCTTTGATAAAGGTGATGAGACACTTGTTATTTCAGGAGGAAACTTCCACGGTCAGCCGGTTGCGTTTGCACTGGACTTCCTGAAAATTGGTGTCAGCGAACTTTCAAATGTGTCAGAACGTCGTATCGAAAGACTTGTTAACCCGCAGTTGAATGGAGAGCTCCCTGCATTTTTAAGTCCCGAGCCCGGTCTGCAGAGTGGTGCGATGATCATGCAGTATGCTGCCGCTAGTTTAGTGTCAGAGAATAAGACATTGGCGCATCCTGCAAGTGTGGATTCTATTCCTTCATCTGCAAATCAGGAGGATCACGTATCGATGGGGACAATTGCTTCACGTCATGGATATCAGATCGTAGAGAATGTCAGAAATGTACTGGCGATAGAATGTGTGATTGCACTGCAGGCAGTAGAGATAAAAGGTATAGATAAGCTATCACCGAAGACGAAGGAGAAATACGAAGAATACCGAGCAATCGTACCTTCGATTACAGAAGACAGACAGTTCCATAAAGATATCAAAGTCGTGTCTGATTACTTGAAACAGTCTGCATATAAAAAATAG
- a CDS encoding transglycosylase domain-containing protein — MANKTSYKDKFKRQLTGYKEGFKNIKYTPYVLFNGLYETVSKTLLFLITAGILFATLMLGIGSGYFLALVKDEPVKSNSELKKSLYEMTQSTTVYFGSGETLGNLNADTQREVIKLKQMSPHVKDALIATEDESFYQHRGIVPKAFIRATAQEFLNTGATSGGSTLTQQLIKNQLLTNETSFQRKAKEMMLSFKVEKALTKDEIIEAYLNVVSFGRNTNGQNIAGIEAAAQGIFGVKASELNIAQAAYIAGLPQNPYTYTPFLQDGSVKSKNDLAYGLTRQQYVLSRMYQENKISKAEYDKAKSFDIVKSFTKDVETPNEKYPFLTQEVEDEAVDILKYHFASKDNVSKSELDETPVLQEKYKGIAERAVRNEGYIVETTINKPIFDAMNAIKDNPNYYSYDRQAEVGGKTKTLNQEVGVLLKENKTGKIIAFVGGRDYDKSQNNHAMKTKRSPGSTIKPLLTYAPAMEYGITAPETMLLDKKFDYNGYEPENYARMEYGNVTTRYALENSLNLSTLRLYASIQDKKPWELLNKMDFNIPESEQENLSLALGATDITLKNDVDGFSTLANEGNYQESYMIERIKTKDGKVIYQHEAEPERIYSASTAYMTTDILRGVLDTGSAYSLKGSFLYNQDWAGKTGTTQDAKDSLFIAYNPKVTMGIWMGYDVPTTFDEENHYQLKLWRDIVNQITSIDQAQMGVGERFDQPATVSKKSICQFTNSTSGCVSGETTKESLVSEKTDLTKKTLDTPDVLNRLGLKLDPATKSKIVPKAQQNTQKKKTN; from the coding sequence ATGGCAAATAAAACTTCATACAAAGATAAATTTAAACGCCAGCTTACTGGCTATAAAGAAGGATTTAAAAACATTAAATATACGCCCTACGTACTCTTTAACGGACTTTATGAAACAGTTTCTAAGACGCTGCTCTTTCTCATCACTGCAGGCATATTGTTCGCTACGCTCATGCTTGGAATCGGTAGTGGTTATTTCCTCGCACTTGTAAAGGATGAGCCGGTTAAGTCAAATAGTGAACTCAAGAAATCTCTATATGAGATGACACAGAGTACAACCGTCTATTTCGGGTCAGGAGAAACGCTTGGTAACTTAAACGCTGATACACAGCGTGAAGTTATTAAGCTTAAACAGATGAGTCCTCATGTGAAAGATGCTTTAATCGCTACTGAAGATGAAAGTTTCTATCAACATAGAGGCATCGTCCCGAAAGCTTTTATCCGTGCAACAGCTCAGGAATTTCTTAATACTGGTGCAACGAGCGGAGGCAGCACATTAACACAGCAGCTCATTAAGAATCAGCTGTTAACAAACGAAACGTCCTTCCAAAGAAAAGCGAAAGAAATGATGCTTTCTTTTAAAGTCGAAAAGGCGCTGACAAAAGATGAAATTATTGAAGCTTATTTAAATGTTGTCAGTTTCGGTCGTAATACAAATGGTCAGAACATTGCTGGAATAGAAGCTGCTGCCCAAGGAATCTTCGGGGTTAAAGCAAGTGAACTTAACATTGCTCAGGCTGCATACATCGCAGGACTTCCACAAAACCCATATACATATACACCGTTCCTGCAGGACGGTTCTGTCAAATCTAAAAATGATCTTGCATATGGACTGACGCGACAGCAATATGTTCTGTCACGTATGTATCAGGAAAATAAAATCAGTAAAGCAGAATATGATAAAGCGAAATCGTTCGACATCGTGAAATCATTTACGAAAGATGTAGAGACACCTAATGAAAAATATCCATTCCTAACACAAGAAGTAGAAGATGAAGCTGTTGATATTCTGAAATACCACTTCGCTTCAAAAGATAATGTTTCAAAATCAGAACTTGATGAAACACCCGTGCTTCAAGAAAAATATAAGGGCATTGCAGAACGCGCTGTGCGTAACGAAGGATATATTGTTGAAACAACAATTAACAAGCCAATCTTTGATGCAATGAATGCAATCAAAGATAATCCAAACTATTATTCTTATGATCGCCAGGCAGAAGTCGGTGGTAAAACTAAGACATTGAATCAAGAAGTCGGTGTACTTTTAAAAGAGAATAAAACAGGTAAAATTATCGCATTTGTGGGCGGACGAGATTACGATAAGTCACAAAACAACCACGCAATGAAAACGAAGCGTTCTCCAGGATCAACAATCAAACCGCTATTGACTTATGCACCAGCTATGGAATATGGCATTACAGCGCCAGAGACGATGCTGCTCGATAAAAAGTTTGACTATAATGGTTATGAACCAGAAAACTATGCGCGTATGGAATATGGAAATGTGACAACGCGTTATGCATTAGAGAACTCTTTAAACTTAAGTACTTTAAGATTATATGCTAGTATTCAGGATAAGAAGCCATGGGAATTATTAAACAAGATGGACTTTAATATCCCAGAATCTGAACAGGAAAACTTATCATTAGCTCTTGGTGCGACAGACATCACACTTAAAAATGATGTCGATGGTTTCTCAACTTTAGCAAATGAAGGAAACTATCAGGAAAGTTACATGATTGAACGTATAAAAACAAAAGATGGTAAAGTTATCTATCAGCATGAAGCAGAACCTGAGCGTATTTATAGTGCATCTACCGCTTATATGACGACAGATATATTACGTGGCGTCCTTGATACAGGAAGTGCCTATTCATTGAAAGGGTCATTCCTATACAATCAAGACTGGGCAGGTAAGACAGGTACAACGCAAGATGCTAAAGACAGCCTGTTCATCGCCTATAATCCAAAAGTAACGATGGGTATCTGGATGGGATATGATGTTCCAACAACATTTGATGAAGAAAATCATTATCAGCTCAAGTTATGGCGAGATATCGTCAATCAAATTACATCAATCGATCAGGCTCAGATGGGCGTTGGTGAACGATTTGACCAGCCAGCGACTGTATCCAAAAAATCAATATGTCAATTTACTAATAGTACATCGGGCTGCGTGTCTGGTGAAACTACTAAAGAAAGCCTTGTATCTGAAAAAACTGATTTGACTAAGAAGACGCTGGATACGCCAGATGTATTAAACAGACTCGGTCTAAAACTGGATCCTGCTACAAAGAGTAAGATAGTGCCAAAAGCACAGCAAAATACTCAGAAGAAAAAGACGAACTAA